DNA sequence from the Vicia villosa cultivar HV-30 ecotype Madison, WI linkage group LG3, Vvil1.0, whole genome shotgun sequence genome:
GTATAGACGAGTGACAATATCTATACTTCGATAGCAAGGATTCGTTTTAGCTTTGCTATCGAAGTCAAATCTAACATTACTTGTTTCCAGAAAAGTATGCTAAAGGTCCAACAATAGCACCGTTGATGTAAGTTGCCAGTTCAAAATGGCTGTAATCACCGCGATCATCCGGAAATCCGTCGTTCTGGTTCGGACCTCCAACTATGGCTCCAACCAATATGTTAGGGTTAGGGCTCATTGAATGGAAAAATGGATTGAAACCTCCATCACAGCCTATGGTTTGTGGATGAACTGATAGTGACGGCAACGACGAACCTCTATGGTGAATTCTCTTTGGAAAGTATGGACCGTACCCTACCATATACGACATTCTTAGAGGATTTTCACCTAATATATAGTCTacctgaaattcaaaattcgaaacAAAATTTATCAGCAAATTGGAGAAGAGAATATCGAAGTCAATATACGGTTGAATGAACAAGACTTGCCTGTCTTTTCGCTATGGATCTTATGGTATTCGGAGTGACGAGAATGTTGCCGCAGTTAAATGTGTGCTTTGTTGCTGACATATACTTTGAATAGGTTGTAAGCAAGAATGTTATAGCTGTCACATATTGGAGATTTCTCTCAGGTAACTTGAACATAAGTCCTCCTGCACATTCATGAATATTAGTAATCAAGACGGTGGTTATCAAAATCGATAACCGAGTTGTGATTCAGAAGATCGATTGTTTGTTTGAACCTTGTGTATATTGTGTAGTTGAAGAGGGCGAGTTAGGCAAGATCTTGCACATGAAATTATCGGTTTCTTGTCTATATTGATCGAAGTTCTTATCACCATTCAACAATGCTCTCTGCAGTAACAATAGAAACTGAATAAGTTAGACAATGTTGAGACTAAGAAATTGTTTTTCTCATATCAGAAACTTACCTTTGAAAGAAGAACATGTGCACCAGCATATTTGTTATCCCAGCTGAAGATATCAGGTTGATCATCAGCTCCCAAAGATTTCACCAATTTGTAATAGTAAACCGCATTTGTTGCTCGAAAAAGCCATGCCGCTCCCCATAATAGTTCATCCTGAAAATAAGTAAAACTTATTAGTATAACACTTTTTTTTAATCGGTAGACGAAGTGGTCATAACCACTGAAACTCACAGAGAGTCAGGGTGGTTTGAGACCTGATGTTGACGTCCAACCTAACAACATAGGCTTATTGAAAGTTGCGACTAACTAGAAAACAAGTTTACCTTGAATCCGGAATACGAGCAATAAAATGGACAAGCAGCGGAACCGAGTGAATTACTGTACGAGCCTTGATACTGCAAAGCAAACTGATAAACCTTCTGTGAAGTTCTCAACAAAAGCTTAGAATAAGATGGATCAACTTTTCTAAAAACAATAGAAGCTGCAGCAAGCGCGGCAGCGGTTTCAGCCGCGACATCAGAACCGGGATTCTTCGAAGATACATAATAAACAGTTCTAGCAGTATCCATATCTTCTGGTCTTTCCCAACAGTTATTTTGTTTCAGAAGCTCCTAGCGCGCTACAGTTTGGCTTAGCGAGCTTCTGCATAATTTCCATTTATTGCTAAAAAATGCGTAATCGAAGTTGTGTGTTTGACACTTTATTACTCAAGGCTTTGATAtgcatcaatacctataaaaCGAATGAAAAATGGTCAACGGTAcataaaatgaatcaaaactcaAGTATGCATATATTTACCcaaaagttgggattttattataaaaatagaaagaatagaatcgataagtgtcaTAATTATATACTTAAAATAACgatattttgacacttatcagtTATACAAATGCAGATTGGATAGGCAGTTTGTCCGACAGGAGTTCTACGTCCGGGTACTTTACTTTTGTTGGTGATAATCTTGTTACATGGAGAAGTAAAAAAACAGAAGGTTGTGGCACTATCTAGTGCTGAATTGGAGTTTAGAGGAATGTCTAagagtctgtttggttcaaatgaggggaagAGGAGgtgagggattttaatggaggggagggaaggggaaggGAAGTGAgggaatttttttaattagataggtgtttggttcaaacgaggggagggaaggggaagaaagggattttaattaaaaatatgtttggttcaggaggggaggggaggagttttattaataatttgcatttttatccttattatctcatataagtgatacaatatgatattcaaatgtgaaaaatttatacatattttttttgttggtaaaatttctaatattgagttactaaaaaaagttataatttactatataatgttaaaaaattgagttcacttaattcgaataccatgttcaaaaacaaattaaactatatgttgataataacttttaaatcgtaatgaattatttaacacatcaaatacataaaataatttattattaaatataagcGGTTTAAATgttttagtaaaataaataaaaaaattaaaataaaatatttaaagtttgatataaaagaaaatatgataggatacataacaaagttaaaaatatatatatataaataaacataaaagagttataaaaaaatcaaaaaagtacaatgattatgatttatattaaggataaaaactttaaaataatttgaaggtggagaataattataataagttgatagaagtaatcgagaaaaatcacacaAAGAGAGcagtaataaaaaagaaaatgaataattttgaaatattaaaataaaattgaggatattatagtaattataataaattttaaaatatcaatcttCATATTTCCTCCTCTTCCCTCCAAATCTCCCCGATTTGAGGACGCAAAAAGTGTATATTAGAGAGATTTTGCTCCCATTCCCTCCCCTtccctcataaaatttgaactaaacacatttaattagaaatattTCCTCCCCTCCATCTATCCCGAACAAAACACACTCTATGGGTCTATGCGAACTGCTATGGTTGAAAACATTGGAGGTTTCCGGTTTTACAGCCCGGTTTTTAAAATTCGGACCGGTTTATGAACCCGGTTTGGTTTTCTAGAAAATGAACCATTTTAATTTTGTtgcaattagttttttttattggttgtcaCTGGAAAAATTTGAGAATGAGTGAAAGTAATATAGTAGCAGAAAAAGTGTGGAAGGAAATTGAATCTACACACACAGGTATAAACACATTAATGTGTATTTATATACTTTCATTTTTCAATCCAAaatttcaaaccctaattttggttTTTCATGTCACAGTGAATGATGATCAACTTTATATGTAAGTATATTGCTTCCATTTTTTACtgttttttcttctttcattCAGTTCATAGCAtagattgttgttgttattgttatttgtttgaaatttgtATGTTTTTGTGAAAATTCAGTTTACATTTTTTGTTTGGTAAGAACTTTGAGGGAGCTTCTAGATTAGTTGATCAAAGAGGTGTTAAGAGGATTTCTGGTGAACCAAGTGGAAGGTTTATCTTTCAGGTTTCACTTTCAACCTATCTTGCTTTGCATCTACCTTTGTTTTTTTACTTACATTCAATAGATTTTTTGTTCTATGAAGCACAGATACCAGAAACACCACACTGACACGTTGACaccggtaataatttgaaaaaaatgaataaattaaatgtaatcacaAGTGTTAGTGTTGGTTTCAGTTTCGGTTACGGATACACATTTTTTGAAACACTTGAATGATGAAGTGAGCCGACATTTCAGATTGAAGGCGTGTCTGCAGTCGGTGTTTGACATATGCTTGTGTCGGACACAGACATTTCACATATGTGGTTGAATTCATTGTGTGTCtgattttgaatgaattgatAGTGCAAAATTCATTATGATGAAATTGAAATCAATTTTACTTGTGAACATCAAAatatgtcaaaatcaattttgactttttcaactttcattttctcaaatttttattggtGTTTGTCTATCAGTGTCGTGTTCGTACCCGTGCTTCTTTAGTTGCATCTAATACTTGGCTTAGAGATAttattttgtttctggtttttaAATTCTGACTATTATTAGCAAAGTTTCATGACAATGTAACGAATCGTTGatgattttgatttaaattaatataCGTATATTCTTCATTTGTTTAGGTTACAGGGGAATCGCGGAAAAAAGACCAGTATCTGTGTTTTGCAGAAAACTTTTGTGCATGTTATTCTTTCTTCTATGATGTTGTCAACAGAGGGGAACAGCTATGTGTAAGGCCTTATACTTTATTGCCTTTTATTTCTTCGTATTTCAAAATTCTTTATAGGCATTCTTATCATTGCGCTGCGTTGTGTGTGTACGTTTTTCAGTGTAAACATCAATTAGCTGCGAGACTTGCTGCATCGTTGGGATCGTACGTCGAAGTTAAGGTACCTGATGAAGAGCTAGCTTTGCTGCTCTCCAAAATATAGCACTAgcgtttttgtttttatttcatgtTTAAGAAAACGAAGATCTTGCTTTGTGGAAACTAGATTAGACAAAGAACATTTCTTTACTGTTAAAGAAAAGTGTGATTAGAGATTACGAGAATATAACATGTTCAATTAAATTTAAGATTACTAAAAGTTACATTTTTTGTATCGAAGACTGAAAATTAACACTGATCACTTCATAGTCTACCATCCGATTTTTGAGTTGGTCGACATCCCTATGTTGGGTATAGACGAGTGACAATATCTATACTTCGATAGCAAGGTTTCGTTTTAGCCTTGCTATCGAAGTCAAATCTAACATTACTTGTTTCCAGAAAAGTATGCTAAAGGTCCAACAATAGCACCGTTGATGTAAGTTGCCGGTTCAGAATGGCTGTAATCACCGCGATCATCCGGAAATCCGTCGTTCTGGTTCGGACCTCCAACTATGGCTCCGACTAATATGTTAGGGTTAGGACTCATTGAATGGAAAAATGGATTGAAACCTCCATCACAGCCTATGGTTTGTGGATGAACTGATAGTGACGGCAACGACGAACCTCTATGGTGAATTCTCTTTGGAAAGTATGGACCGTACCCTACCATATACGACATTCTTAGAGGATTTTCACCTAATATATAGTCAacctgaaattcaaaattcgaaacAAAATTTATCAGCAAATTGGAGAAGAGAATATCGAAGTCAATATACGGTTGAATGAACAAGACTTGCCTGTCTTTTCGCTATGGATCTTATGGTATTCTGAGTGACGAAAACGTTGCCGCAGTTAAACGTGTGCTTTGTAGCTGACATATACTTTGAATAGGTTGTAAGCAAGAATGTTATAGCTGTCACATATTGGAGATTGCTCTCAGGTAACTTGAACATGAGTCCTCCTGCACATTCATGAATATTAGTAATCATCATGACGGTGGTTATCAAAATCGATAACCGAGTTGTGATTCAGAAGATCGATTGTTTGTTTGAACCTTGTGTATATTGTGTAGTTGAAGAGGGCGAGTTAGGCAAGATCTTGCACATGAAATTATCGGTTTCTTGTCTATATTGATCGAAGTTCTTATCACCATTCAACAATGCTCTCTGCAGTAACAATAGAAACTGAATAAGTTAGACAATGTTGAGACTAAGAAATTGTTTTTCTCATATCAGAAACTTACCTTTGAAAGAAGAACATGTGCACCAGCATATTTGTTATCCCAGCTGAAGATATCAGGTTGATCATCAGCTCCCAAAGATTTCACCAATTTGTAATAGTAAACCGCGTTTGTTGCTCGAAAAAGCCACGCAGCTCCCCACAATAGTTCATCCTGAAAATAAGTAAAACTTATTAGTAtaacactttttttttaatcGGTAGACGAAGTGGTCATAACCACTGAAACTCACAGAGAGTCAGGGTGGTTCGAGACCTGATGTTGACGTCCAACCTAACATCATAGGCTTATTGAAAGTTGAGACTAACTAGAAAACAAGTTTACCTTGAATCCGGAATAAGAGCAATAAAACGGACAAGCAGCGGAACCGAGTGAGTTACTGTACGAGCCTTGATACTGCAAAGCAAACTGATAAACCTTCTGTGAAGTTCTCAGCAAAAGCTTAGAATAAGATGGATCAACTTTTCTAAAAACAATAGAAGCTGCAGCAAGTGCGGCAGCGGTTTCAGCCGCGACATCAGAACCGGGATTCTTCGAAGATACGTAATAAACAGTTCTAGCAGTATCCATATCTTCTGGTCTTTCCCAACATTTGTGATCGACGTTTGGATCTCCGACACCGACGTAAAGTCTTCCAGGTGTTGATGTTGcacatttgagaaaataatcGGTGGCGTAGCGAATCGCCGCTCTTGCTTCTTTCATTTGAGGTCCCATTCTCTTTCCATATTCGATTGTGCTCCATGATAGCATTGTTGTTGTGAATGCCATTGGAAAATTGAATTTCACATTGTCTCCTGCGTCATAGTAGCCTCCAG
Encoded proteins:
- the LOC131657356 gene encoding endoglucanase 9-like; this translates as MDTARTVYYVSSKNPGSDVAAETAAALAAASIVFRKVDPSYSKLLLRTSQKVYQFALQYQGSYSNSLGSAACPFYCSYSGFKDELLWGAAWLFRATNAVYYYKLVKSLGADDQPDIFSWDNKYAGAHVLLSKRALLNGDKNFDQYRQETDNFMCKILPNSPSSTTQYTQGGLMFKLPERNLQYVTAITFLLTTYSKYMSATKHTFNCGNILVTPNTIRSIAKRQVDYILGENPLRMSYMVGYGPYFPKRIHHRGSSLPSLSVHPQTIGCDGGFNPFFHSMSPNPNILVGAIVGGPNQNDGFPDDRGDYSHFELATYINGAIVGPLAYFSGNK
- the LOC131593515 gene encoding uncharacterized protein LOC131593515; this encodes MSESNIVAEKVWKEIESTHTVNDDQLYILHFLFGKNFEGASRLVDQRGVKRISGEPSGRFIFQVTGESRKKDQYLCFAENFCACYSFFYDVVNRGEQLCCKHQLAARLAASLGSYVEVKVPDEELALLLSKI
- the LOC131593514 gene encoding endoglucanase 9-like, which gives rise to MMKKTPLLFSLLILITCLLVVENVECKPNYREALAKSLLFFQGQRSGKLPPDQQLKWRSNSGLSDGRQANVDLTGGYYDAGDNVKFNFPMAFTTTMLSWSTIEYGKRMGPQMKEARAAIRYATDYFLKCATSTPGRLYVGVGDPNVDHKCWERPEDMDTARTVYYVSSKNPGSDVAAETAAALAAASIVFRKVDPSYSKLLLRTSQKVYQFALQYQGSYSNSLGSAACPFYCSYSGFKDELLWGAAWLFRATNAVYYYKLVKSLGADDQPDIFSWDNKYAGAHVLLSKRALLNGDKNFDQYRQETDNFMCKILPNSPSSTTQYTQGGLMFKLPESNLQYVTAITFLLTTYSKYMSATKHTFNCGNVFVTQNTIRSIAKRQVDYILGENPLRMSYMVGYGPYFPKRIHHRGSSLPSLSVHPQTIGCDGGFNPFFHSMSPNPNILVGAIVGGPNQNDGFPDDRGDYSHSEPATYINGAIVGPLAYFSGNK